The Methanobacterium bryantii genome includes the window GGCCCTGTAAGCTGGATAAATTCCACCTAACAAACCTAGGAGCAGTGCAACGCCAATTCCTTTGAGCAGCAGGTATGCTGAAAATGCAGGTTCAATTCCCATCATAAGGTGGGTGGCAGATATAATTTCTACAATACCTATTCCGACAACAAGGCCTACCACAATTGCTATTACTGCCAGGACCAGGGATTCTCCCAGTATCATGGTCATGATTCTCTGTTTAGTCCATCCAATGGCCCTCAGAACTCCTATTTCTCGTGTTCTTTCGGAAACTGCCTTCATCATGGTAACAATGACCACTATTCCTCCGACTAAAACTGCAAGCAATGAAACTGCCCATGAACCCGAATTGATAACATCAAGTCCATTATTCATCCTGTCCATTCCTGATAGTGATGTTGATGTCGATAATTCATTTGAATATTTCTGTTCAATGGTGTCGGCTAGATCTGTAGCACTGGTGCCGTCTGCTGCCTTAACCAGGATCAATGAAACTTCTCCAGTGTTTCCTGTGAGATTTTGGAGTTTTGAAAGTGACATAACCACTCCCTGGTCATCCATGAAGTTGCCTGTTTCGTAGGTTCCTACAACTTTGAAAGTTTGATTGGATATGTTTAAAGTATCCCCTACGCTTTTATTCAATCTTTGAGCGGCTGTTTCGCCGATTATTACTTCATTTCCGTTACTGTATGTAGTACCATTGGTTATAACAATGTCATCCATGCTCAGATCACTGCTGTCAATTCCTATTACGCTGTACATGTTCATTCGGAAGTTTCCTTGACCTTGGGGATTTGCAGATTCACTTGTACTATTGCTGCTGTTACTGTCACTGGTGCTGTTATCACTCAAGTCAATGTTTGTTCGTAGAACTCCTGTTGCATTAGCAACACCAGATATCTGCTGGATCTCGGT containing:
- a CDS encoding ABC transporter permease, producing the protein MKFRNLIIKNIFRNKSRSLLAVFGIAIGVAAVVGLGLVTDNLSASTQKALTAGAADFSVISGNTGGGGGSPEGGGGPSGGGSQQLINQTTVTEIQQISGVANATGVLRTNIDLSDNSTSDSNSSNSTSESANPQGQGNFRMNMYSVIGIDSSDLSMDDIVITNGTTYSNGNEVIIGETAAQRLNKSVGDTLNISNQTFKVVGTYETGNFMDDQGVVMSLSKLQNLTGNTGEVSLILVKAADGTSATDLADTIEQKYSNELSTSTSLSGMDRMNNGLDVINSGSWAVSLLAVLVGGIVVIVTMMKAVSERTREIGVLRAIGWTKQRIMTMILGESLVLAVIAIVVGLVVGIGIVEIISATHLMMGIEPAFSAYLLLKGIGVALLLGLLGGIYPAYRASRLAPTEALRYE